tttaaatttttttaatcaattatatccACAAAGCGGAAATTAAAATACTCCCACATACATTTGcgctctattttaaaaatattctacATTAACAAATTTTATGTGTATAACTTTAAGGTTGAACATTTTtacaattattttctttttaatttgttgTGTACTTTGTCAGatactatattattttaatatttaaataatactcttattattaattttagtttgaatggaaaataaaacaaatacaataaatataaataagtatAAATTAACAAATTATTTAGATTTAtacataaatatgaaataaatataaataaacaccGCTGTGAAAAATTAAATTCTTAATCAAACACTTTACATTTCATTTATCTCATCCAACTTAATCTAAATGTTgcataaaattaataaacaacCAGTTTCATCCATGGTAAAATTGACAGTTTCAGGTCAGCCTTTATTGTTAGTAATTTAAGAATGACATTAAAATTAGTGTTTTAAAATTGGGTCAATTCGGCCTGTTGAATGGGATAGAATAGATTTGAATATTCTCATTTGATTGGAGAAATGTACTAGTATCCAACTAAATTAAAAGGTATCGTTctccattaaaaattaattttttaatcttttaacaTGTTAGAAACTACCGAATTAAAAGAAAAGAGATGGATTCTGCTTTCTCGAACCAAACTTCACTTAAATCAAATTTCACTTGAAACATTACTCTGCCAATTCTCAAATCACACTAGGGTTTGATACCAAAACCAAACATACATTAAGGGTATACAAGGATCTGCAAGACCACCAACAAAAAGTTGGCCGCAAGTTTGCAAATGCAATTTAAAAGAATGATGATAAGAAACAAGCCACAAAGATAACAACAGAGAACCTATCCCAGTGATAAATGAGAGCCTAAAATACAAAAATAGCTGCGAGCAAAAACATAACTCCCCTTCAAGAACTATGGTAAAGTGTGATTATTGTGTAAAAGCCAACTAAtttgtatattttaaattttatggtTAAGTTACACAAAATCTTGGCCAACCAAGAAAGCAATCAATCTACAAGCCACATTGACTCCCCAGATGAAAACTCTTATAATTTAATCGTATTCTGCTTATCTGCTGGAGCCACACACTGCCATAATGAACGATAGGATGGAATATTAACTGCTTCAACCCCTAGGGCAGATAGGTTGCGGGCATACTCCTGGTGACAATATGCAAGAGTAGGGTTATCATCTAAAAGAAAGCGTTAACTTAAAAAATTCATTATGAAATTATGGGATCCATGCCTCGCATGTTGCATGTGCACGTATCATGCATACCTGAATATCAAGGAATAACTGCATGCACATTTTGTCAGTGTCAGACACATTATTATCGGATATGTCTGAACTTGCCCCTGCTCGTCTTTGTGCACTCTGTCTAATTTTCTGAAGTGAAGATTC
This genomic stretch from Vicia villosa cultivar HV-30 ecotype Madison, WI unplaced genomic scaffold, Vvil1.0 ctg.000195F_1_1_1, whole genome shotgun sequence harbors:
- the LOC131625215 gene encoding conserved oligomeric Golgi complex subunit 2-like isoform X1; translation: MQTFLDGERTSRYLASETKKEILLCAATEITDRYYELAADLVSVARKTESSLQKIRQSAQRRAGASSDISDNNVSDTDKMCMQLFLDIQEYARNLSALGVEAVNIPSYRSLWQCVAPADKQNTIKL
- the LOC131625215 gene encoding conserved oligomeric Golgi complex subunit 2-like isoform X2, which codes for MTFLDGERTSRYLASETKKEILLCAATEITDRYYELAADLVSVARKTESSLQKIRQSAQRRAGASSDISDNNVSDTDKMCMQLFLDIQEYARNLSALGVEAVNIPSYRSLWQCVAPADKQNTIKL